From one Octopus bimaculoides isolate UCB-OBI-ISO-001 chromosome 1, ASM119413v2, whole genome shotgun sequence genomic stretch:
- the LOC106883613 gene encoding mediator of RNA polymerase II transcription subunit 20 has protein sequence MGVVCVFSYPVPEGKNAQQIVDSLQKQVELLGAVKAGNFYVDCETYQSTLPNTTTQRLIHILHNSEQPATCFAILDTGNCLVADSQFDVLMQRLKGFYQQRKGSKIESKGQRYEYGDFLIKIGTVLMASSVKGILVEVEYYPCAIINDCWNLMKELIQSVMGNILDNPPATLKNKLTSEYSPSDTVQQYLEHFNVFRKNVSANQSR, from the exons ATGGGTGTTGTGTG tgtgTTTTCCTATCCTGTTCCTGAAGGTAAAAATGCCCAACAAATAGTTGATAGCCTGCAAAAACAGGTAGAGTTGTTGGGTGCTGTTAAAGCTGGCAATTTCTATGTTGATTGCGAAACATATCAGTCTACTCTTCCTAATACAA CTACTCAACGATTGATTCATATATTACACAACAGTGAACAACCTGCTACTTGTTTTGCTATTCTAGACACAGGCAATTGTCTAGTAGCTGACAGTCAGTTTGATGTCCTCATGCAACGATTAAAGGGTTTCTATCAACAAAGGAAAGGATCTAAAATTGAATCTAAAGGTCAAAGATATGAATATGGAGATTTTCTCATCAAAATCGGGACTGTATTAATGGCATCAAGTGTCAAAGGTATCCTTGTAGag GTGGAATATTATCCATGTGCCATAATCAATGATTGCTGGAATTTAATGAAAGAACTTATTCAAAGTGTAATGGGTAATATTTTAGACAATCCTCCTGCAACTTTAAAGAACAAGTTAACTTCAGAATACAGTCCATCTGACACTGTGCAGCAATATCTTGAACATTTCAATGTTTTTCGCAAAAATGTCTCCGCAAATCAGTCACGATGA